Genomic segment of Bacillota bacterium:
TGGCGCAGGTCGGGAGAGACCTCCACGTCCGTGACGGTGACGAATCCAAGGCGCGGGTCTTTCATGCGCCGGAGGATGTCGCTGACCTCCCGGCGGTACTCCTCCCTGAGCCGTTCAACGCGCAGCCTGCCCATGCGGCGTGCACTCCTGCCCTGTCTTGTATCAGCAGTAGAAGGATACCTCGAACTGGGTCAGTTCGGCCTCGGCGTTTCCCTCCACGAGGCGGCGGGCCTGGTCCATCACCGCTCGTGCCTGCGCCTCCGTCTGGCTGACGCAGGCGACGGCCAGGCGAGCCCGCTGCCAGCTGAACGGTTCTTCCAGTTCGGCCACCGAGACATTCAGGCGAGCCTTGAGCCGGTCGGCGAGCGACCGGACGACGCGGCGCCGATCCTTGAGCGACTGGCTGCTC
This window contains:
- a CDS encoding DUF503 domain-containing protein, producing MRPRLGPGLEGEAAAMVVAVGTADLWIESSQSLKDRRRVVRSLADRLKARLNVSVAELEEPFSWQRARLAVACVSQTEAQARAVMDQARRLVEGNAEAELTQFEVSFYC